Part of the Phacochoerus africanus isolate WHEZ1 chromosome 8, ROS_Pafr_v1, whole genome shotgun sequence genome is shown below.
TAACTCTGTTTTATAGATACATACAGGGCGTTTTTCCCAGTTGTAATGTTCTCTGGATTCTTCAAGAATGCAGCTACCAggaattcttgtcatggctcagtggtaaagaagccaactaggatccatgaggatgcaggttcgatcacggccctcactcagtagttaaggagctggtgttgccctgagctgtggtgtaggtcgcaaatttggcttggatcccaagttgctgtggctgtggtgtaggctggcagctgcagctccaatgtgacccctagtctgggaacttccacatgctgtgggtatggccgtaaaaagacaggaaaagaaaaaaaaaaaaaagaatgcagctaCCTTGTAAATCAAGGAGAGATGTGTTATTTTGCCTAGAACTTAATTGTTTCAGAAAATCCCATCACAAAGGGCAATGCTGCTTCTCAGGTTGACAATTACCACACACCACACCTGGCTGCCTGTCAAATTCAGTCATTCAGCGTGTAAATACAAGCATCTCAAAGTTTCTTGTGCCTTCTTCTGTATGGTCATCTCTACATAGTGACATACTGGGATACATACCATTTTActggaaattattctttttttctcctgaaatatTACATATGGGGGGATTATGTTGATGAGCGTATGCATGTAGGTAGGTTATCAGCTGTGGCTTTCAGTTAAGGATAATTAAGAAGACACATaaaatatgctattaaaaaagaaatgttggggCTAATAAGTGAGAGCCAATGGTGTAAGGCATTAGGAAGAGTATGCTGAGTAGATTTGAGCCCTCCTTGGGGAAGGTCATGATAGAAGGAAGTagttctttttgttctgtttgttttctgcaCTGCTCCTTTGCTTTAGGTCTTATTATTATGTTCCTTTACTTAATAACTAGCTTAACAGCAGTCTATTTTCCTAAGTATgcttaaaaaaagtcaaataaggagttcccgctgtggtgcaatgggttaatgatccagtctGTCTCTGTGGGgccgctggttcaatccccagcccggtgctgtgggctaaggatctggcgtcgctgcaGCTATGCTGCAGGTCACGGCTCTGccttggattcgattcctggtccgggaacttccatatgctgcaggtgtggccaaaaaagaaaaaaaaagtcaagtaagtcaacagctcattttcttttttcctgcaagAGAGGCTGTATTATAGATTACAGAACTCGAAGAACAAGTTTGTACAGAAACAGGAGGAGCATAAACCAGAAGTCTCTGTTTTGTACCCAGAGAGACCTGGAGCCATAGCACATGGAGATGGATTTAATGACCTTTTTATACCCCCTGCtgataaaatatattagaaaactgCAAAGTTTCACAGTGGTAACATTAATTTCACGATACTGAATTAGATATTAGAAATGGTGAATGAGATGCTGGATATCCCTGTGGTCTGCAAATTTAATATGTGccttaaaacaaaggaaaaatttcaTTAACTTGAGAAACAATTTTGTAGCCATACTCAACCCTCTGTTATGTCGCCTTCTCTACCATGATTTGTTTAAAATTCACGGTTCTACCTTTGGAACAAGAATAGTGGGTCTACTACTATGATGGCTGCGTAGCTCAACAGAATGAACCATGAAAGAGGTATATACCATTTGTTGgatgtagaattaaaaaaaaaagaatagtgagtCTGAAATATGACAATTTCCTGACACTGCCCTTCACGGCTACTTTTAAACAGAGCACGTAAGACCATGCCACGGGGAGGTGGGCTATCACTGGTGCCTCTGTGGTTCAAGACAGACCTCCTGGGTAGAGATCTGGAATAGCTTTTCTGAAGAGGGCGTGCAGCCAGCTTCCTAGCCGGTCCAGAACATTCTCAAaggcagggggcagaggaggatgTAAGCAGCTACAATAATTAGGCTGAAGGTGTTTACTGACAACAAAACCCCAAGTTTTCTTTGGTGTCTTTCCGGATGCTGGCTACGTGAGGTCTCGTTTGGCTCGTTTGGGGTTCTGCGCTTCTCCGGGCAGTGAGTTCTTTCTTGCTGAGAGGCTCCTCAGAGAATGCAAGCTCTGGATCTGCTGGAGGCGCAGGCTGAGCTCCTGACCACAGGTCTGTTGAACCGTTTCCGCCTTCCTTATGTCCCAGTTCAAAGCAATAGCCAGTGCTTTAGGGTCCTCCTTGGCAACCAGCTGTGGCAAGAATAAGAACCATTGAGAACCAGCAGCTCTGCCGCTCCCGTCATTTTCTTTAGGGGAGTGAGAATCGGCAAATAGCAGCTAACGTCATGTCTTTGTGCTGAAATGCCAGCTTTCCTTCGTGTTAAACAGTCATAGACCCTCTCTCACCACATGACACCCAACAGGAAAGGATCTCTAGAGAGCAGTTTAGGTGGGGCAACTATAAAGTCCTCCACTCAGAGAAGATTTAGCCAAGCTCAAGTTAATATAGCTTCCTTCCCTTCTAGCTACACTGGGGAAGTACTTGGGGACAGGGACAAGGAGGAAGAGTAAGAAGGAGCACCCACTCATCTAGTTCCCTGATCGGAGAGCCTGAGCAGGATGGTCCCTGGAGTGTGCCTTTCCCACGATAGTTCATGTGCCTCCATGACCTGGggccctttttagggctgtacctgcagcatatggaagttcccaggataggggtctaattggagctgttgctgctggcctatgccacagccatgccagatcctttacccactgagcaaagccagggatcgaacccgagtcctcatggttactagtcaggttcgttatggctgagccacaacgggaacgcccctgTGGGTCTTCTTCAAGCACTGACAGAGCCATCTCAGAAGCCCAAGTCCTGCTACTCCTCCCCGTGGGGTTCAGACATTTCATTCTCTGCTTtggaacagagaataacattggATGATCTGAGGGAGACAGTACTCATTTTAAGATTTACATTAAATGAGATGTTTGCGAATGCTTTGCATATAACAGGCAAATTGGCAGCGATGAGTCAGGGTCTGCAGAGGTGAAAGAACCCGATACAAGCCTCTCCCTGCACAGGTCAAGGTTCCTGGTGCTCGCCCACCTCCAGGTCCTGATTAGACAAACTCAGCTCTGGGGCGGGCTTCTCCTTCAGCACGATAAGGACCTGTCTTGAGAGCGCAGTTTCGGAGGCGCTCTCTCTGATGCCTGAGTCAACTGCATCCCTCTCGTCACCGTAGCCGGCTCTGGACTCTGCAAAGCAGATGTGGGACGGGGATGAATACACCACGTGCACATACAGCTTCGCCAACGACCAGCCAGACCATTGAGTTGGGCAGACAGAAGCCTGTCATTTCAAGATGCCAGCAGTCGTGGCTTCCCTGTTTTTGACCACAAGCCTTCAAGGAAAGGCCCTTCTGAGTTCTCAGGATAACCCACCCAGCCAAAGAATCCTACCTTGCTGCTTCGACAAGACGCAGCCCTCCTTCTCCAAAGCCTGGAGGTAAAGCTCCAAGAGCTGCTTGGACTGACGGGCTTCCTCTCTCTGGTCAAGCACCTGCTGGAGCATGTTCTGGAGCCCCTGAACTGCGACGCAGCTTTGGCACAGCTCCTCAGCCAGCTCCGAACATGGAACATCGATGAGCATCTGACAAACAAATAGGGacttaagaaatggaaaatactttCTAATCTTGACGTTATATCCCTTGAATACATCAATGTCAGAGACTCATTTCATCCAGTCCCCCAGGTTACCTAACACGGCTGCCTGAGAGTCAGGAGGGAGACATGTCATTTTTTCAGTTTCCCTCTagtaaaaaaaacaaggaaaatgatGCCTCAGTGCCTTATTGAAAACAGAGTCCTGATACTAAAAAttcactgtaggagttcccgtcgtggggcagcagaaacgaatccaactaggaaccatgaggttgcgggtttaatccctggcctcgctcagtgggttaaggatccagtgttgccataagctgtggtgtaggttgcagatgcagcttgcatccagcattgctgtggctgtggtgtaggccggtagctgtagctctgattggatgcctagcctgggaacctccatatgctgcaggtgcagccctaaaaagcgaaaaaacaaaacaaaactcactgTACATTGAACAGACTACAAAGGAGGAGGTATATGATAACCTGTACAATGAATCAACATGAGGGTGTTTTAAGCAAAGGTTTTTCTAATGATTCTAAccttaaacattattattatacATGTTTGTACCCCTACCCCCCTTATTTTGGCCACCCAGCAACATtcggagttctggggccagggaacagatatgagctgcaggtgaggctatgctggatccttaacccgctgtgctgggtcagggatcaaacctgcataccggtgctccagagatgctgcagtccctctgtgccacagttcaTGTTTGAACtttgaaatactatttttattttattttattttattttttggttgcacccgtggcatgtagaacttctggggccagggatggaacctgtaccaaaggagcggcccaagctgctgcagtaacactgccagttccttaatccactgtgccacaaggaaactcctcaaagactattctattttattttatttatttatttatttattttttgtctttttgtgttttcttgagccgctcccttggcataagggggttcccaggctagggatcgaattggagctgtagccactggccacagccacagcaacgcgggatccgagccgcgtctgtgacctacaccacagctcatggcaacaccggatccttaacccactgagcaagggcagggatcgaacctgaaacctcatggttcctagtcggattcattcgccacgatgggaactccctcaaagactattttaaaaatataaactggactcagctttctttttttcttccttttttggctgtcccagtggca
Proteins encoded:
- the DFFA gene encoding DNA fragmentation factor subunit alpha produces the protein MEVAGGPRAPEPGEIRALKQCLLRRNQSREQYGVAASSLEELRNKACDILAIDKSLAPITLVLAEDGTIVDDEDYFLCLPANTKFVALAGNEKWAYNNSDGGTAWIAQESSDRDETDSGPGSKWKNVARQLKEDLSSIILLSEEDLQMLIDVPCSELAEELCQSCVAVQGLQNMLQQVLDQREEARQSKQLLELYLQALEKEGCVLSKQQESRAGYGDERDAVDSGIRESASETALSRQVLIVLKEKPAPELSLSNQDLELVAKEDPKALAIALNWDIRKAETVQQTCGQELSLRLQQIQSLHSLRSLSARKNSLPGEAQNPKRAKRDLT